In Saccharicrinis fermentans DSM 9555 = JCM 21142, a genomic segment contains:
- a CDS encoding T9SS type A sorting domain-containing protein, giving the protein MSIENVHTIDIKTTEILLEIDLQGDIAVDHEGNKIIVGSFWGENVAFDEANKITSNGNKNIFIAKYDTENTILWLKNIGGETILLDFGILTNQANDAATSVSIDTNNNIYILTQSNLNSEQIVDYDAAHIHTSSILETGYDRNEQIVFAKYTSDGELQWIKTIGDIFNDKAYKMVLDKNNEIWITGTMGGYSGNQIDFDKDKTHPDNKDILVGQFGHLGFIAHYDNDGNFISVKGIGGGSTYFTHLNMYPGTMGNLYLTGSISAYNTQLFLEDTNPQTLNSNGKFELWPQNEDAFIIKYSNEGDIKWIKTIKGGTLTQVKTLELFNERLVLGGNFQGSNIQFGNTFQNNSTNSDSFISILNTKGDWINTEFIPSTDHSSINQLDIEPNGTIHFLGYNADTYTDILNMSKIFFGEIRNALQAPTVIETEFNNTIFVYPNPTKDFIHIKSTMPIDLMELYSISGDQIWFRKKQQKEDIDMKNISQGIYLLKVHFVNGQTKTIKVVKK; this is encoded by the coding sequence TTGAGCATTGAGAACGTACACACGATTGATATTAAAACAACAGAAATTTTACTCGAAATAGATTTGCAAGGCGACATAGCTGTAGATCATGAAGGAAATAAAATAATTGTTGGAAGTTTCTGGGGAGAAAATGTAGCTTTTGATGAAGCAAACAAAATCACCTCCAATGGTAACAAGAATATTTTCATAGCAAAGTACGATACAGAAAATACCATTTTATGGTTAAAAAATATTGGAGGAGAAACAATACTCTTGGATTTCGGTATTTTAACAAACCAAGCCAATGATGCAGCTACTTCAGTATCAATAGATACCAATAATAATATTTACATTTTAACCCAAAGCAACCTAAACTCCGAACAAATAGTAGATTATGACGCAGCACATATTCACACCAGTTCTATTTTAGAGACTGGTTATGATCGTAATGAGCAAATCGTTTTTGCTAAATATACATCAGATGGAGAATTGCAATGGATAAAAACAATAGGCGATATCTTTAATGACAAGGCATATAAAATGGTACTCGACAAAAATAATGAAATCTGGATAACAGGTACCATGGGCGGATATTCAGGGAATCAAATAGACTTTGATAAGGACAAGACACATCCAGATAATAAAGATATTCTGGTGGGCCAATTTGGCCATCTAGGCTTTATTGCTCACTATGATAATGATGGGAATTTTATCTCCGTAAAAGGAATCGGCGGAGGAAGTACATATTTTACGCATTTAAATATGTATCCGGGTACAATGGGTAATCTTTATCTAACGGGTTCTATTAGTGCCTACAATACGCAATTATTTTTAGAAGACACAAACCCACAAACACTGAACAGCAATGGCAAATTTGAATTATGGCCGCAAAACGAAGATGCTTTTATCATTAAATATAGCAACGAAGGCGATATAAAATGGATAAAAACAATTAAGGGAGGCACGCTAACCCAGGTAAAAACACTTGAACTTTTTAATGAACGTTTGGTTTTGGGTGGTAATTTCCAGGGAAGCAATATTCAATTTGGAAATACTTTTCAAAACAACAGTACTAATTCCGATAGCTTTATCTCTATTTTAAACACTAAAGGAGATTGGATAAATACAGAATTTATCCCTTCAACAGATCACTCTTCCATAAACCAATTAGATATAGAACCGAACGGAACAATCCACTTTTTAGGCTATAATGCTGACACGTACACCGACATACTGAATATGTCGAAGATATTTTTTGGAGAGATCAGAAATGCATTACAAGCCCCAACTGTTATAGAAACAGAATTTAACAACACCATTTTTGTTTATCCAAATCCAACGAAGGACTTCATCCATATTAAAAGCACAATGCCCATCGATCTAATGGAACTTTATTCAATAAGTGGAGATCAAATATGGTTCAGAAAAAAACAACAAAAAGAGGATATTGATATGAAAAACATATCCCAAGGTATATACCTGCTAAAGGTACATTTTGTAAATGGCCAGACTAAGACCATTAAAGTCGTGAAGAAATAA
- a CDS encoding PhnA domain-containing protein → MSTEKELIARSGSVCELCGAPDDLSVYDVPSSPNNERIYICATCKEQIEDPEKVDMNHWRCLNDSMWSTVPAVQVMAWRMLNRLRAEGWPQDLLDMLYLDEDTLAWAQAAGDGEEDEDAVKHIDSNGVQLQAGDTVVLIKDLNVKGGGFTAKRGTAVRGISLVHDNPEHIEGRVNGQQIVILTQYVKKTN, encoded by the coding sequence ATGAGTACAGAAAAAGAATTAATAGCACGAAGTGGTTCAGTCTGTGAACTATGTGGAGCACCAGATGATTTATCGGTTTATGATGTGCCTTCATCTCCGAACAATGAGCGCATTTATATTTGTGCTACATGTAAAGAACAGATAGAAGATCCTGAAAAGGTAGATATGAATCATTGGCGCTGTTTAAATGATAGTATGTGGAGTACTGTGCCTGCTGTTCAGGTGATGGCATGGCGAATGTTAAATCGCTTAAGAGCGGAAGGATGGCCACAGGATTTATTAGATATGCTTTACCTGGATGAAGACACTTTAGCCTGGGCTCAGGCAGCAGGTGATGGGGAAGAGGACGAAGATGCAGTTAAGCATATTGATAGTAATGGAGTGCAATTGCAAGCAGGTGATACAGTGGTGTTAATCAAAGATCTGAACGTGAAAGGAGGCGGTTTTACTGCCAAAAGAGGTACTGCTGTGCGTGGCATTAGTTTGGTACATGATAATCCAGAACATATTGAAGGTAGGGTAAATGGACAACAAATTGTGATATTAACACAATATGTTAAGAAGACAAATTAA
- a CDS encoding sulfide/dihydroorotate dehydrogenase-like FAD/NAD-binding protein, whose amino-acid sequence MKNYPKYSMYKIIDKTFFSDNVVKMEVEAPRIAKARRAGHFVIVKIGEKGERFPLTIAGADRVKGTITLVVQTVGVSSRKLAALEVGAYITDLVGPLGQATHIENKGTILACGGGVGVAPLLPIVEAYKKAGNRVITVIAARTKDLIILEEQIKEFSDELIVMTDDGSHGKKGLITEGMEAAIAKEKIDEAMIIGPAIMMKFAALTTKKHHIPTLASLNTIMVDGTGMCGACRITVGGKTKFVCVDGPEFDAHQVDFDEMLLRLNGYKDIEKAAERKYLEENN is encoded by the coding sequence ATGAAGAATTATCCCAAATATTCGATGTATAAAATTATTGATAAAACGTTTTTTTCAGACAACGTTGTAAAAATGGAAGTTGAGGCGCCAAGGATTGCTAAGGCAAGAAGAGCTGGACATTTCGTAATTGTAAAAATTGGCGAGAAGGGTGAACGTTTCCCTTTGACCATTGCCGGAGCAGACAGAGTAAAGGGAACCATCACTTTGGTGGTGCAGACCGTTGGTGTTTCCTCGCGTAAATTAGCAGCGCTTGAGGTGGGTGCGTATATTACCGATTTGGTGGGACCTTTAGGCCAAGCTACTCATATCGAAAATAAAGGGACCATATTGGCCTGTGGGGGAGGAGTTGGTGTTGCACCCCTTTTACCTATTGTAGAGGCCTATAAAAAAGCAGGTAATCGTGTAATTACGGTTATTGCTGCCCGAACCAAAGATTTAATTATTCTGGAAGAGCAAATCAAAGAATTCTCAGATGAACTGATTGTGATGACAGATGATGGTTCACATGGTAAAAAGGGATTGATAACAGAAGGGATGGAAGCAGCCATTGCCAAGGAAAAAATAGATGAAGCCATGATTATTGGCCCTGCTATTATGATGAAATTTGCTGCCTTAACCACTAAGAAGCATCATATTCCTACTTTAGCTAGTCTTAACACAATTATGGTGGATGGTACAGGAATGTGTGGGGCTTGCAGAATCACTGTGGGAGGGAAAACCAAGTTTGTATGTGTGGATGGACCGGAGTTTGATGCCCATCAGGTAGACTTTGATGAGATGTTGCTTCGTTTAAATGGTTATAAGGATATAGAGAAGGCTGCAGAGCGCAAATATTTAGAAGAGAATAACTAA
- a CDS encoding flavin reductase family protein — protein MSKVDWKPGNMVYPLPAVMVTVGDSPENYNIITVAWTGTICSDPPMCYISVRKGRYSYPVLKETGEFVINLTTKELAYATDWCGVRSGRQYDKFKEMNLTPEMAKVVKAPIIKESPVNIECKVTQVLELGTHDMFMAEVVNVKADEKYIDSESGAFSLFKAKPICYSHGNYYEVGKRIGKFGFAVEKKKRKQQYKK, from the coding sequence ATGTCAAAAGTTGACTGGAAACCAGGAAATATGGTTTATCCTTTGCCTGCTGTAATGGTAACTGTAGGTGATTCTCCCGAAAACTATAATATTATAACGGTCGCCTGGACCGGCACCATATGTTCTGATCCACCCATGTGCTATATATCGGTGCGAAAAGGGCGGTACTCTTATCCTGTATTGAAAGAAACCGGAGAGTTTGTGATAAATCTGACTACTAAGGAGCTAGCTTATGCTACGGATTGGTGTGGGGTTAGATCTGGTAGACAGTATGATAAGTTTAAGGAGATGAATCTTACTCCGGAGATGGCCAAGGTAGTGAAAGCGCCCATTATTAAAGAGTCGCCTGTTAATATTGAATGTAAGGTGACACAGGTGCTTGAGTTGGGGACGCATGATATGTTTATGGCAGAAGTAGTAAATGTAAAAGCCGACGAAAAGTATATTGATTCTGAAAGTGGTGCTTTTTCTTTATTTAAAGCAAAGCCGATTTGTTATTCGCATGGTAATTATTATGAGGTAGGTAAGCGTATTGGAAAATTTGGCTTTGCGGTGGAAAAGAAGAAACGTAAACAGCAGTATAAAAAATAA
- the gltA gene encoding NADPH-dependent glutamate synthase: MEDRESYLKSERAQQWRVDLRNKIKNKERTHLVRVKMNEVDANMRIQSYVEVNSGLSIDQAQNEAKRCLDCVNPTCITGCPVEINIPKFIKRIEQGNFLEAAKVLKETSSLPAVCGRVCPQEKQCEANCFYTQKLKKTPVAIGYLERFAADYERESGQISIPDIKSTNGVKVGCIGSGPAGLTFAGEMAKKGYDVTVFEALHEIGGVLKYGIPEFRLPNHIVDVEIDALKKMGVQFETNFIVGKTASIEDLKEEGFQAFFTGSGAGLPRFMGIPGENYIGILSSNEYLTRINLMHAAEQDTDTPVVSGKNVMVIGGGNTAMDSVRTAKRLGAERAMIVYRRSMDEMPARKEEIHHAQEEGIEFMTRTNPIEYLADDKGRVNRVKVQKMELGEPDGSGRRRPIPIEGDEEIIEVDTVVVSVGVSPNPIVPDSLPELKTTQWGTIEVDKDMLQSSIPEMFAGGDIVRGGATVILAMGDGRKAAQAMHKYLNHK, from the coding sequence ATGGAAGATAGAGAAAGTTACTTAAAATCGGAACGAGCCCAACAATGGCGTGTTGATTTAAGAAATAAAATAAAAAATAAAGAACGTACCCATTTGGTAAGGGTGAAAATGAATGAGGTGGATGCCAATATGCGTATTCAATCTTATGTGGAAGTTAATTCAGGTTTAAGTATTGATCAGGCACAAAACGAAGCAAAGCGTTGTTTAGATTGTGTTAACCCAACTTGTATTACCGGCTGTCCTGTGGAGATTAATATTCCAAAGTTTATCAAAAGAATTGAACAAGGGAACTTTCTGGAAGCAGCCAAGGTGTTGAAAGAAACCAGTTCCTTGCCTGCAGTGTGTGGTCGTGTTTGTCCTCAGGAAAAACAATGTGAGGCCAATTGTTTTTATACCCAAAAATTAAAGAAAACACCTGTTGCCATTGGTTACCTGGAACGCTTTGCAGCTGACTATGAGCGTGAATCAGGTCAGATTTCCATTCCTGACATCAAATCTACAAATGGAGTAAAAGTAGGCTGTATTGGTTCTGGTCCTGCCGGACTCACCTTTGCGGGAGAGATGGCAAAAAAAGGGTATGATGTAACCGTTTTTGAAGCTTTGCATGAGATAGGTGGTGTGCTAAAATATGGTATTCCAGAATTTAGATTGCCTAATCATATTGTGGATGTGGAGATTGATGCACTCAAAAAAATGGGGGTGCAATTCGAAACTAATTTTATCGTTGGTAAAACAGCTTCCATCGAAGATCTGAAAGAGGAAGGTTTTCAGGCCTTTTTTACCGGTAGTGGAGCCGGCTTACCTCGTTTTATGGGTATTCCCGGTGAAAATTATATAGGAATCTTAAGTTCTAATGAATATCTTACAAGAATCAACTTGATGCATGCTGCGGAGCAAGATACGGATACGCCCGTGGTCAGTGGTAAAAATGTGATGGTGATAGGAGGGGGTAATACCGCTATGGATTCGGTTCGCACGGCCAAAAGATTGGGTGCTGAGCGTGCTATGATTGTCTATCGTAGGAGTATGGATGAAATGCCTGCTCGTAAAGAGGAAATTCATCATGCACAGGAAGAGGGGATTGAATTTATGACACGCACGAATCCTATAGAGTATCTGGCAGATGATAAGGGACGAGTAAACAGGGTAAAGGTACAGAAAATGGAATTGGGGGAGCCTGATGGCAGTGGCAGAAGACGACCTATCCCTATAGAAGGGGATGAAGAGATTATTGAGGTGGATACAGTGGTGGTGAGTGTAGGGGTTTCTCCCAACCCCATCGTACCTGATTCCTTACCTGAATTAAAGACCACACAATGGGGGACTATTGAAGTGGATAAGGATATGTTACAATCATCTATTCCGGAAATGTTTGCAGGGGGTGATATTGTGCGGGGAGGAGCAACCGTTATTTTAGCTATGGGCGACGGCCGTAAAGCTGCACAAGCAATGCATAAATACCTTAATCATAAATAA
- a CDS encoding TonB-dependent receptor: protein MQSLKSTIVFALLLITTQLFASKKTPPLQGEITASGEPVPFATVQLKSSTIGSASNLNGEFFFEELPEGEHTLVVKALGHKTKEITIHFQHSNPLHIDINLEEDVLGLEQVVVTADKTQKKRIDASMIVNTMTPKQLAQVQAVTLSEGLNYTTGLRMENNCQNCGANQVRMNGMEGSYSQVLVNGRPIFSGLASVYGLEMIPANMIQQIEVVKGGGSALYGSNAIAGTINLITKEAISNSYEASINNGLIGIGSSTGNDMNLNLNASLVSKSKNTGANIYASHRNREAYDANDDTFTELAELNNYTIGTSIYHRIGYRNKITLDYFHINEDRRGGDMLDQPEHLANIAESIEHNIHTGGINFTRFVGENNGQLSVFGSAQYVDRWTYYGARDYGEDYIFTRPMNDPIQLMDGTPDLSAYGKTKDFTYSYGAQYKGGIGRHSFITGVENVGSKLKDKKQAYTDHDGTFYDEVTISDQSMNTWGAFGQYDYELAKVTLSAGVRVDHYNIENKEDDGNADLSNTVVSPRLNILYKPTKHIQLRGSYSNGYRAPQIFDEDLHIEIAGNRKVIHENGDNLKQETSNSLMASLDYQTEIGSADFEFMIEGFYTHLTDAFANNQSDPDEQGVVTYTRINGGDAAVKGMNMEAKYYPSTKWSMDLGYTIQSSKYDEVQESGVGNYTKDFLRTPDQYGYFTFNAYPLRNFTISLNGTYTGSMKLEYFGPDAPTLTNGQGEVIQEGEFRNSKEFFDLGIKAEYLIKATKGLDISLNAGMKNLFNSYQDDFDAGINRDPAYIYGPGLPRSIYFGIKIGNLL from the coding sequence ATGCAATCATTAAAAAGCACAATAGTATTTGCCCTTTTACTAATCACTACCCAACTATTTGCCAGCAAAAAAACACCTCCTTTACAGGGTGAAATTACGGCTTCGGGCGAACCGGTTCCCTTTGCCACCGTTCAGTTAAAGTCGAGCACTATTGGATCAGCCTCCAATTTAAATGGTGAGTTTTTCTTTGAAGAATTACCAGAAGGAGAACACACATTAGTAGTTAAAGCACTGGGGCATAAAACAAAAGAAATTACAATTCATTTTCAACATTCAAATCCGCTCCACATTGACATCAACTTGGAAGAAGATGTACTTGGCTTAGAGCAAGTTGTCGTTACCGCTGACAAAACTCAAAAGAAAAGAATAGACGCATCTATGATCGTGAACACCATGACTCCGAAACAGCTCGCTCAAGTTCAGGCTGTCACTCTAAGTGAGGGACTCAATTACACCACAGGTTTACGCATGGAGAATAACTGCCAGAACTGTGGTGCCAACCAAGTAAGAATGAATGGTATGGAGGGCTCCTACTCACAAGTACTTGTCAACGGACGACCTATTTTTAGTGGACTTGCCAGTGTATATGGTTTAGAAATGATTCCTGCCAATATGATCCAACAAATTGAAGTTGTAAAAGGTGGGGGGTCGGCATTGTATGGAAGTAATGCTATTGCTGGAACCATCAACCTAATCACCAAAGAGGCCATCAGTAACTCCTACGAAGCCAGTATTAATAACGGATTGATAGGCATTGGTAGTAGTACTGGCAATGATATGAATCTCAACTTAAATGCATCACTGGTTTCCAAGAGCAAAAACACAGGAGCTAACATCTACGCTTCACACAGAAACAGAGAAGCGTATGACGCCAACGACGATACCTTCACGGAACTAGCTGAACTTAATAACTACACCATCGGAACCAGTATCTACCATCGAATTGGTTACCGAAATAAAATCACCCTGGATTATTTTCACATCAATGAAGATCGCAGAGGCGGTGATATGCTGGATCAACCAGAACACCTGGCAAATATCGCTGAATCTATTGAGCACAATATACATACAGGAGGAATCAACTTTACTCGTTTTGTGGGTGAAAATAACGGACAGTTATCTGTTTTTGGATCGGCCCAGTACGTAGACAGATGGACCTATTATGGAGCAAGAGATTATGGAGAGGATTATATTTTTACACGCCCCATGAACGATCCTATCCAATTGATGGATGGTACACCCGACCTGAGTGCTTATGGAAAAACCAAAGACTTTACCTATTCATACGGTGCCCAATATAAAGGAGGCATTGGAAGACATAGTTTTATAACTGGAGTAGAAAATGTTGGAAGTAAGCTAAAAGACAAAAAACAGGCTTACACAGATCATGACGGAACCTTTTACGATGAAGTAACCATCTCCGATCAAAGCATGAATACATGGGGAGCCTTTGGCCAATACGACTATGAATTAGCGAAAGTTACTTTATCTGCAGGAGTAAGAGTTGACCACTATAATATCGAAAACAAAGAAGACGATGGCAATGCAGACTTATCCAACACAGTGGTCAGTCCTCGCTTAAATATTTTATACAAACCAACAAAACACATTCAATTACGAGGTAGCTATTCAAACGGCTATCGTGCACCTCAAATATTTGATGAAGATTTGCATATAGAAATAGCGGGCAATAGAAAGGTAATACATGAAAATGGCGATAACCTAAAACAAGAAACAAGCAATAGTTTGATGGCTTCATTGGACTACCAAACAGAAATAGGATCGGCAGATTTTGAGTTTATGATAGAAGGATTCTACACCCATTTAACAGATGCATTTGCCAATAACCAAAGTGATCCGGACGAGCAGGGAGTGGTTACCTATACCCGAATTAATGGCGGAGATGCTGCGGTAAAAGGGATGAACATGGAAGCTAAATATTACCCCTCAACAAAATGGAGCATGGATCTGGGTTACACGATTCAGTCCAGCAAATACGATGAAGTACAAGAATCAGGAGTTGGCAATTATACCAAAGACTTTCTGAGAACCCCGGATCAATATGGATATTTTACTTTTAATGCCTACCCCTTAAGAAACTTTACCATTTCATTAAACGGAACCTATACAGGCTCCATGAAACTTGAGTATTTTGGTCCGGATGCCCCTACCCTTACCAATGGCCAAGGAGAAGTCATTCAAGAAGGAGAATTTAGAAACTCCAAAGAATTCTTCGACTTAGGCATCAAAGCAGAATACCTTATTAAAGCCACCAAAGGATTAGATATCAGTCTAAACGCAGGAATGAAGAACCTATTTAATTCCTATCAGGACGACTTTGACGCAGGCATCAACAGAGACCCAGCTTATATTTACGGGCCGGGTTTACCTCGTAGCATCTACTTTGGTATTAAGATTGGTAACCTCTTATAA
- a CDS encoding dihydroorotate dehydrogenase-like protein produces the protein MKILETKYMGLRLKNPIIAGSCGLTSTVEGIKKLADSGVSAVVLKSVFEEEIIKEHEDTLKNDLGAFENNMEFLDYFDYQLKDNVLGKMASLIEEAKKVIDIPIIGSLNCATSGEWFSYARQLEKAGVDALELNVFKLPFDVEMEAGEQERLYLSIIEKVKQYVQIPVAVKIAPYSSNLAALVKKMDDAGADAITMFNRFYNVDFDIMTDEVKAGNPYSSEQDYYNTLRWVSIMSGKLTCDLSASTGIHSAETAIKMLMAGAATVQVVSKLYKDGVGSVAGILKNIELWMDKRGYVSIDEFRGSVHHEPKENSERFERVQFMRYFSDHYPHQIL, from the coding sequence ATGAAGATACTAGAAACCAAATATATGGGGCTACGCCTGAAGAATCCTATCATAGCAGGTAGTTGCGGACTAACATCTACTGTGGAGGGAATAAAGAAGTTGGCGGATAGCGGCGTGTCAGCTGTGGTACTGAAATCAGTGTTTGAGGAGGAAATTATCAAAGAACATGAAGATACCTTGAAGAATGATTTGGGTGCTTTTGAAAATAATATGGAGTTTCTGGATTATTTTGACTACCAACTGAAGGATAATGTGTTGGGTAAGATGGCCTCGTTGATTGAAGAGGCTAAAAAAGTGATCGATATTCCTATTATTGGTAGCTTAAATTGCGCTACATCCGGAGAGTGGTTTTCCTATGCACGGCAATTGGAAAAGGCCGGGGTGGATGCTTTGGAATTAAATGTTTTTAAACTACCTTTTGATGTGGAGATGGAAGCGGGAGAACAGGAAAGGCTTTATTTATCGATTATTGAAAAGGTAAAACAGTATGTTCAGATCCCTGTTGCCGTTAAGATTGCACCTTATTCATCAAATTTGGCAGCTTTGGTAAAAAAAATGGATGATGCAGGAGCGGATGCGATTACCATGTTCAACCGTTTTTATAATGTTGATTTTGATATTATGACCGATGAGGTAAAAGCTGGTAATCCTTATTCTTCGGAACAGGATTATTACAATACCTTGCGTTGGGTCTCCATTATGTCGGGCAAGCTTACTTGTGATTTATCAGCCAGTACCGGTATTCACTCTGCCGAAACAGCTATTAAAATGCTTATGGCTGGAGCGGCGACTGTTCAGGTGGTTTCTAAACTGTACAAAGATGGTGTTGGTTCGGTAGCCGGCATTCTTAAAAATATAGAACTTTGGATGGATAAGCGCGGCTATGTGAGCATCGATGAGTTTAGAGGAAGTGTTCATCATGAACCCAAAGAAAACTCAGAAAGGTTTGAACGAGTTCAGTTTATGCGGTATTTTTCTGACCATTATCCCCATCAAATATTATAG
- a CDS encoding mechanosensitive ion channel family protein: MKKNYRLILSIVLIILFFLVERISIWLTQMTEIDFSILISQKRNLLIIGFSWLSILLTRGLKHHILKRYDISKEDNLESRKLHTQISILERVIVFIIVLISVGLVLISFDGIREVGMGIFASAGVAGIIIGLSAQKVVGALLAGVQIAITQPFRIDDAVLVENEWGWIEEINLTYVVVRVWDKRRLVLPSTYFLEKPFQNWTRNNADIIGSVFLYTDYTVPFEPLRKELTRLLNNTDLWDKKVNVLQVTDSRESTIEIRILVSAKNSPTAWDLRVYIREKMIDFIQQNYPESLPKTRVIIKESGDGK, translated from the coding sequence ATGAAAAAAAATTATAGATTGATTTTAAGTATTGTACTGATCATATTGTTTTTTCTAGTGGAACGGATTTCAATTTGGCTTACCCAAATGACTGAAATTGATTTTTCTATTTTAATTTCCCAGAAACGTAACTTACTCATTATTGGATTTTCGTGGTTAAGTATCCTATTGACCAGAGGATTGAAACATCATATTTTAAAGAGATACGATATTTCAAAAGAAGATAATCTTGAATCAAGGAAACTGCATACTCAGATATCTATTTTAGAAAGAGTTATTGTGTTTATAATTGTTTTGATATCGGTAGGTTTGGTTCTGATATCATTTGATGGAATACGTGAAGTAGGAATGGGTATATTTGCCTCGGCAGGTGTAGCAGGTATTATTATCGGTCTTTCTGCACAGAAAGTGGTTGGTGCTTTATTGGCAGGTGTTCAAATAGCTATAACACAGCCTTTCAGAATTGATGATGCGGTATTGGTTGAAAATGAATGGGGGTGGATTGAAGAAATTAATTTAACTTATGTTGTTGTAAGGGTGTGGGATAAAAGACGGCTGGTTTTGCCCTCTACCTATTTCTTAGAGAAACCTTTTCAAAATTGGACACGCAATAATGCGGATATTATTGGAAGTGTTTTTCTTTATACGGACTATACTGTACCCTTTGAGCCCCTGAGAAAAGAATTAACGAGATTATTGAATAATACTGATTTATGGGATAAAAAAGTAAATGTTCTTCAGGTAACCGATTCACGAGAGTCTACCATCGAGATAAGAATACTTGTTAGTGCTAAGAATTCGCCTACAGCTTGGGATTTAAGAGTATATATTCGTGAAAAAATGATTGATTTTATACAACAAAATTATCCTGAGAGCTTACCCAAAACAAGAGTAATCATAAAGGAGAGTGGCGATGGAAAATAA
- a CDS encoding translation initiation factor, with protein sequence MAKKNKNSRDGIVFSTNNDFEYDYNEEQNQETLPPSQQNLRVMLDKKQRKGKAVTLITGFVGEDCDLKALGKDLKSKCGVGGTVKEGEILIQGDFREKVMDLLIKAGYKAKKSGG encoded by the coding sequence ATGGCTAAGAAAAATAAAAATAGTAGAGACGGCATTGTATTTTCAACCAATAATGATTTTGAATACGATTATAACGAAGAACAAAACCAAGAGACACTCCCTCCGTCCCAACAAAATCTGCGTGTGATGCTGGATAAAAAACAACGCAAAGGTAAAGCCGTTACTTTAATCACCGGTTTTGTGGGAGAAGACTGTGATTTAAAGGCATTAGGCAAAGATCTCAAATCGAAATGTGGTGTGGGAGGCACCGTAAAAGAAGGAGAAATTCTAATACAAGGTGATTTTAGAGAAAAGGTAATGGACTTACTAATCAAAGCAGGCTATAAAGCAAAGAAAAGCGGAGGCTAA
- the pyrI gene encoding aspartate carbamoyltransferase regulatory subunit — protein sequence MSEKKELSVSAIEEGTVIDHIPADCLFKVISILGLDNCGNLITFGTNLGSQRYGKKAIIKVADKFFEDEDLNRIALVAPYARLNIIKDYEVVEKKHVTVPQEIVGIAKCFNPQCITNNENITTHFSLVNANVLALKCHYCEKITTEEHLKIL from the coding sequence ATGAGCGAAAAAAAAGAATTAAGTGTAAGTGCCATCGAGGAAGGAACAGTGATAGATCATATACCAGCCGATTGTTTGTTCAAAGTAATTAGTATCTTAGGGCTGGATAATTGTGGAAATCTTATCACATTTGGAACCAATCTGGGGAGCCAGCGTTATGGTAAAAAGGCTATTATTAAAGTGGCCGATAAGTTTTTTGAGGATGAAGATCTGAATCGTATTGCATTGGTGGCTCCTTATGCTCGATTAAATATTATTAAAGATTATGAGGTGGTAGAAAAAAAACATGTAACTGTTCCTCAGGAAATTGTGGGTATTGCCAAGTGTTTTAACCCCCAATGTATTACTAACAATGAAAATATCACCACACATTTTTCTTTGGTAAATGCGAATGTGTTGGCTTTGAAATGCCATTATTGTGAAAAAATTACAACCGAAGAACATCTGAAAATACTCTAA